The Niabella beijingensis genomic interval CAACCCGCTGCCATACACTTCAGGGTATAACTCCATTTCTATTAACACCGGATCCCTGGGAAATAGTGGTATAGAAATTATCTTGAATGCCACACCAGTGAAAACCGACAACTTTTCCTGGAATATTGGTTTGAATGCAGCCAATTCAAGAACGAAAGTACTGGAGCTGGCAGATGGTATTGATGAGTTAAATCTTGGTAACTATTTTGGTGGTGCCGGTATTTCCCAGCGGGTAAAGGTGGGTGAATATTACGGAACATTATATGGTAAGGACTATACCTATCTGAACGGGCAAAAAGTAGTAAAGCGCGCTGAAGGTACCGACGGGAAACCCTTGACATATACGGCCAACGGCCAAACCTATTATGCTGGTACACAATGGGTATTAACGCCCAATGAAGTACCTATTGGCAATTCACAACCTTTTGTAACCGGTGGTATTACCAACACGTTCCGGTACAAGAATTTTTCCCTGTATGTACTGACCGATGCGAAAATTGGCGGAGATACTTACTTTGGATCCTACGCAGCAGCGATGGGAAGCGGCACCTTAAAGGAAACGCTGAAAGAACGTAACGGCGGCGGTTTGCCCTATACCTATCCCGATGGTACAACAGGTAACGTAGGCGTGAATTTCGGAGGTGTATTTGCGGATGGCACACCCAATACCGATGTGGTACATTATCTCTGGTATTATGCCGGCACTTATTCTGCCTGGAATCACATCGGTGTACCCCGCTCTGCAGCGGTGTTTGAAAATTCGTGGATGAAGTTAAGAGAGCTGTCATTATCGTATCAGGTGCCAACGCACATTGTAAAAGCGACAAAATTCCTGCAGAACCTGAATCTTTCGGTTTATGGACGCGATCTGTTCTACATCTTTACCACTATACCCAAAGGACTGAACCCCGAAGGAGTAAACGGTATCGGAAATATTCAGGGCATTGAATATGCTTCTATGCCCAAAACCCGCTCTTTTGGGTTTACCATAAAAACTGCATTCTGATTTAAGGAAGGATTTATTAACTTAATAAAGATGACGATCATGATACAAAATATAACTACTAAGATTGTAAGCAGACTGACAGTGGTTGCCTTGTTTTTTACGGCCACCTCCTGTACAAAGGGCTTTGAAGAGCTCAACGCTCCTTACAAAGATGTAACTGTTAATACAGCATCTCCGGCGGCACTTTTCAACCAGCTTTCCCGTAATGCCACCAATGAGGATTATACCCTGCATACGGGTTTGCTTATGCCGATCACCAACCAGCAGGGTGTGCAGAATGTGACGACCCCTTACACCAACTATATCTCCAGCTTCTGGAACAATTACTACCAGGACCTGGCGGACTATAAGCTGATCATTAAACTGATCAGTGAAAGCACCAGTCCGGACGCCTATACCAATCTGAAATCCATCTCCACCATCCTGATGGCATCTAAAACCTTATCTATGCTGGATCGGTATGGCAGCATTCCCTATTCCAAGGCAGCAGAAGCAACAAATGGAGCCACCAGCTATCGCCCGGAATATGATGATGAGGCATCAGTTTATAAGTCGGTGTTAGCTGATTTGGAAACTTCTGTAAATGCTATAAAAATCGGTGCGGAAGCCACCGGCCAGGTAGCCCTCGGCAACAGTGAATCGTTTCTGGCAAGTAATTATACTTCCTGGATAAAATTCGGTAATGCATTGCGTCTGCGCTATGCAGTACGGCTTTATTCAAAAGAAACAGCGCTGGCGGGCACCATCATTACTGATATCCTGAACGGGAATAAGCCGCTGCCCGATGCAACCACCTATGCAGATATGGAAGCCATGCGGCAAAATAACTACGGCAACTATCCGCAGATCGTCGTCCCCCAGAATCCCGATTATGGCGACCGCCTGTGGTATGCCTTCCGGGAGGTTTCGGTAAGCAATATCCGTTTGAGCAGCAATGTATGGAACCAGCTGTCATCCACCAATGCCAACAATGGTTCCGGTATCTTTGATCCCCGTACCTATGTTTGGTTTATGCCCAACAATGCCGGAAAATGGGTCCCACAGCCGCAGGACAAGTCGGTGGCAGAAGGGTCCAGTTCTCTTTATCCAAATACCGGTACGAATGCACCGGCGGAGCCCAATACATTGAAGGATAATAAATTTTCCGGGTTTAACTTTTACCTGGTAAGAGATCATACTGCATTGCCTTACATTATTATATCCGGGGCGGACGTGCATTTACTGAAGGCGGAGATCTATGCGCGCGGTATGGGCGTATCAGCTGATTTTGGAAAGGCCAACCAGGAATACAGGGCCGGATTGACGGCATCGGTTAATTTCTGGTACACCTATGTGAAGACGACCACCGGTGGCATATGGCCTTCTTCGAAACCGGTACTGGCCGCAGCTGCTATTTCGAATTTTCTGGCTCATCCTAAAGTAGCATTGAAAGCGGGCGATAATGTTGGAAATCTCAGGAAGATCATTACGCAGGCGTGGCTGGCTGCCCTTTGGGAACAGCCGGAGGCCTGGGCTATTGTACGCAGAACAGGGCTTACTCCTAAAGATGCAGTATATGCACCACAAGTGTTTAACAAATTGCCCTATCCCAATGATGAAGAAGTAAATAACCGGGATAATTGGATGAAGGTGACCAACGGCGAAACCCCGGATGCCCAGGCTACAAAGAAAGTATATTGGATGCCGTAATAGATGTCGTACTCTAGGGAAACAAAGGGCCCAAATCTGGGCCCTTTTTTAAACGTTGTGTCTGGTTTTTTGTTTTAAAGCATTTTCTACGTGTAACGGTTATTGCGTAATAAATTTTTTTTAACAAACTTTTTAATTTATTTAATAAGTTTGTTAAATTTGCATTAACAATGTTGCTATGCAAAAGAAAATTCACTATAAAAAGTTGGTCTTAAGAGAGTTTTATTATGCGGGCTCTCTTTCCTGTGCAGAGTTGAGTACCCGGATCGGTAAAAGCATTCCGTTTACCACCCAGCTATTAAGCGACCTGGCAAAAGAAGGTGTAGTGGTGGAAGATGGGCTGGCACCCTCCAATGGAGGTCGCCGGCCGGTAATGTATTCGGTAAAGCCGGAAGCGATGTACATCATAGCAGTGGCAATGGACCAGATGGTGACGCGTGTGGCGGTGATGGATTTTGACAATAAACCGGTAATGCCGCTGTTGCAGGAGGAGCTGAAACTGGCTGATAACCCGGAAGTGTTGCTGCATTTAAAAGTATTGATTGAAGGCGCGATAAAGAAAGCGAAGATCTCAAAAAAGAAAGTGCTTGGTGTGGGTATCGGGATGCCGGGTTTTATAGATCCGCAAAAAGGGATCAATTATTCTTTTGTTTCTGTTGATGATAACAGCATCTCCGGTTACCTGCAAAAAGAGCTGGATGTTCCGGTTTATATCGATAATGATTCCAGTATCATCGCCCTTGCGGAGCAGCATTTTGGAGCGGCCATGGGTGTTGGGAATGCGATGGTGGTGAATATCGGCTGGGGTATTGGTTTGGGATTGATCCTGAACAACCAGCTGTACCGGGGTGGTAATGGTTTTGCGGGAGAGTTCAGCCACATTCCTTTTTTTGATAACAACAAAGTTTGTTCCTGTGGCAAGCGGGGTTGTCTGGAGACGGAGACTTCATTAAAGGTGCTCATAGATAAGGCGGAGCAGGGATTGAAAAAGAGGGCATCGTCGGCTTTTCTGAAGAAGGACTTCCGCACGGGTTCGATGGAGAGGGACTGGCAGGCGATTGTAAAGGCGGCCCAGCAGGGCGATGAGTATGTGGTGAGGTTGCTGACAGGGGCGGGATATGATATAGGTCGTGGTGTTGCGGTGCTGATCCATCTGTTCAACCCGGATCTGATCGTATTGAGTGGTCGCGGTTCGCAGGCCGGCCGTTTGTGGCAGGCACCCGTCCTTCAGGCACTTGCCGAACATTGCATACCACGACTGGTGGGTAATACGCTGGTTAAAATGTCCACATTAGGGCACAAAGCCGAACTGGTAGGTGCTGCTGCGTTGGTACTCGAAAACCAGGCCAGAATGAAAGAAAAGCATAAAATGGCTGTTTTATAAACCAGGATTTTTTAATGATTAAATGAGAAAGAATGAACCAGGCAAAAGTATCTTCTTGGTCAATATCTGATTAAATGCAGGCCTGCGCAACAGTTCTTTTCAGGAGCTGAGGGTGTTGCATGGTCAGTACAGAACCCTAGTATCCTTTTCGCGAATGAAAACAATCCCTGTTGCTAAAGGCAATGGCTAAATCCTGCCAGCAGGACTCCGTATTCATGAGAAATGTGCCCACCGGTTACGGCGGGAACAGATCGTTATTGTTCAGATAATCCACCAAGCCAAAATTTTTTAATTATTTAAATGAGAAAAAATGAACCGAACAAAAGTATTCATTGTATTGATTGCGTTGCTGCTCAGTAGCACAACGCTGCTTGCCCAGGTAAAACGTACCATTACCGGGGTAATTACCGACAGCGAAGGCAAGCCGGTGCCGGGTGCTACTGTATCGATCAAGGGTGCAGACAAAGCAACACTCACTGATGAACAGGGGAATTACAGCATTGAAGTTACAAGCAATAATGCTGTATTAGAAGTATCATCTGTAGGGTTTATAAGTAAGAATGTAAAAGTGACCACCGAAAGTTCTTTAAACATTGCATTAGACGATACAGGTGGAAAATCAGAGGATGAGGTGGTAGTTACAGCATTGGGTATAAAGCGGGAAAAGCGATCATTGGGATACGCTACATCAACAATTAACGGAGATGAGCTGCTGAAGGCGGGAGCAACGCAAAACCCCTTTCTTGCTTTATATGGTAAGGCTGCAGGTGTTGGGGTTAATATAGGCTCTGGTGGTCCAACAGCGGGAGTTAACGTTCGGATAAGAGGTGCTGCCGGACTAGAATCAGGGACGAATACAAGACCTTTATTTGTTGTGGACGGTGTGCCTATGTATGATGAGAAGACATCAATGGACAGCAGAGGATACGATCCCTTAAATTCCTTTGACTATGGATCTGGAATCAATGATATCAACTCCGATGATATAGAGTCTATTGAAATATTAAAAGGGGCAAAGGCCACAGTACTATATGGTAGCCAGGCATTAAACGGGGTAGTACTTATAACGACAAAGGCCGGAAGAAAAACAAGAGGTCTGGGTGTACAATTATCTCACCAAATCACGATAGACAAACCATTTACCTTTATCGATTTTCAGAATGAATATGGTTCAGGGGACAGCATAACTGCAATTCAATACGCGACCTTAAATGGCAAGCAGGTAAGAAAATTACCATTAAGCAGGTTCAGCTTCGGGCCTAAATTTGATGGTAGCCCAATAATGCTTTACGACAGTACGATGGGGTCCTATGCAGCGCAACCTAATAATTTTATTGATTTTTTCCGGACCGCGATCAATAATCGCACAAATGTCGCTGTCGCAGGGGGAGGTAGTATGGGAAGTGTTCGGGCTTCTTACACAAGAAATAACTATGAGGATATATTAGACGGCTTTACACAGAAGCAAAATTCATTCAGTTTTAATGGTAACTTTAAAGTATCGCCATTTGCAACATTTGAGTTCATCAATAATCTCTATACAGTAAATACGAGGAATCGTCGTCCTAATATCCAACAGTTGGTTGCAACAGGATTGAACAGAGATTATGATTACAATTGGATGAGAAGTTTTTATCATGACGCTGATGGCTTCCGGAAAGATCTGGACCCTTACGGATTGGCCGGAAGTTCACCAGGTTACTGGCCAAATGCTATTGCAAATATATTGTGGGAGCAAAATGACAACCTGGATAAGGACAATAAATTTCACCTGGTAAGTGCCGTTAAGTCAACATTGCAATTTACTAAAGAGTTTTCGTTTATTGGACAAGCTTCTATTGACTATACGAATACAGACTTTATTACGGAAAACAAGATAACAAGAATGTCTCCGACCAGAACCGGAGGCAAATATAGCTGGACAAAACGTAATACGACAGTTCAAAATTATCAGGGATTATTAAAGTATGAAAAAGACTTTAATAATGATCTGAACTTTTTCTTCTACGGCGGAGGGGCGTATCAGAAAATTACTGCTAATAATAGCTATGTTTCTACCGGGAATATGGGACTCATTTATCCTGATTGGTTTTCTATGGCCAATGCAGATATCAGGGGATGGCCAACAGCAGGCGGGATGAGCCAGGTATTAGGAATGACAAGGGGATCGGATGTTTTATACAGTGTTTTGGGATCTGCTACATTATCATATAAAAGCACCTATTATCTTGAAGCACAAGCTCGAAACGACTGGAATTCGACTCTGCAATCTCCAAACAATTCTTACTTCTATCCCGGGCTCTCGCTCACCTGGAATTTTACAAATGATTTTACATTGCCCAAATTGAAGTATGGTAAATTGAGATTCGCCTGGGCAGATGTGGGTGGAGGACCCAGTACAGCAACAGGTGACCGATATTTTGCGAATAATTCCTTTAGTGTAAGTCAGTTACCTTATTCTTATGGTCCCGTGGTGGTAACACCTCCAAGTTCTTTGTTTCTTGAAATGATCAAGCCTTTTAGAAA includes:
- a CDS encoding SusD/RagB family nutrient-binding outer membrane lipoprotein, with the translated sequence MIQNITTKIVSRLTVVALFFTATSCTKGFEELNAPYKDVTVNTASPAALFNQLSRNATNEDYTLHTGLLMPITNQQGVQNVTTPYTNYISSFWNNYYQDLADYKLIIKLISESTSPDAYTNLKSISTILMASKTLSMLDRYGSIPYSKAAEATNGATSYRPEYDDEASVYKSVLADLETSVNAIKIGAEATGQVALGNSESFLASNYTSWIKFGNALRLRYAVRLYSKETALAGTIITDILNGNKPLPDATTYADMEAMRQNNYGNYPQIVVPQNPDYGDRLWYAFREVSVSNIRLSSNVWNQLSSTNANNGSGIFDPRTYVWFMPNNAGKWVPQPQDKSVAEGSSSLYPNTGTNAPAEPNTLKDNKFSGFNFYLVRDHTALPYIIISGADVHLLKAEIYARGMGVSADFGKANQEYRAGLTASVNFWYTYVKTTTGGIWPSSKPVLAAAAISNFLAHPKVALKAGDNVGNLRKIITQAWLAALWEQPEAWAIVRRTGLTPKDAVYAPQVFNKLPYPNDEEVNNRDNWMKVTNGETPDAQATKKVYWMP
- a CDS encoding ROK family protein — protein: MQKKIHYKKLVLREFYYAGSLSCAELSTRIGKSIPFTTQLLSDLAKEGVVVEDGLAPSNGGRRPVMYSVKPEAMYIIAVAMDQMVTRVAVMDFDNKPVMPLLQEELKLADNPEVLLHLKVLIEGAIKKAKISKKKVLGVGIGMPGFIDPQKGINYSFVSVDDNSISGYLQKELDVPVYIDNDSSIIALAEQHFGAAMGVGNAMVVNIGWGIGLGLILNNQLYRGGNGFAGEFSHIPFFDNNKVCSCGKRGCLETETSLKVLIDKAEQGLKKRASSAFLKKDFRTGSMERDWQAIVKAAQQGDEYVVRLLTGAGYDIGRGVAVLIHLFNPDLIVLSGRGSQAGRLWQAPVLQALAEHCIPRLVGNTLVKMSTLGHKAELVGAAALVLENQARMKEKHKMAVL
- a CDS encoding SusC/RagA family TonB-linked outer membrane protein, which codes for MNRTKVFIVLIALLLSSTTLLAQVKRTITGVITDSEGKPVPGATVSIKGADKATLTDEQGNYSIEVTSNNAVLEVSSVGFISKNVKVTTESSLNIALDDTGGKSEDEVVVTALGIKREKRSLGYATSTINGDELLKAGATQNPFLALYGKAAGVGVNIGSGGPTAGVNVRIRGAAGLESGTNTRPLFVVDGVPMYDEKTSMDSRGYDPLNSFDYGSGINDINSDDIESIEILKGAKATVLYGSQALNGVVLITTKAGRKTRGLGVQLSHQITIDKPFTFIDFQNEYGSGDSITAIQYATLNGKQVRKLPLSRFSFGPKFDGSPIMLYDSTMGSYAAQPNNFIDFFRTAINNRTNVAVAGGGSMGSVRASYTRNNYEDILDGFTQKQNSFSFNGNFKVSPFATFEFINNLYTVNTRNRRPNIQQLVATGLNRDYDYNWMRSFYHDADGFRKDLDPYGLAGSSPGYWPNAIANILWEQNDNLDKDNKFHLVSAVKSTLQFTKEFSFIGQASIDYTNTDFITENKITRMSPTRTGGKYSWTKRNTTVQNYQGLLKYEKDFNNDLNFFFYGGGAYQKITANNSYVSTGNMGLIYPDWFSMANADIRGWPTAGGMSQVLGMTRGSDVLYSVLGSATLSYKSTYYLEAQARNDWNSTLQSPNNSYFYPGLSLTWNFTNDFTLPKLKYGKLRFAWADVGGGPSTATGDRYFANNSFSVSQLPYSYGPVVVTPPSSLFLEMIKPFRKREFEVGFNTRWFEQNRLEVDFSFYTNNTYNQIVSQPLSEATGYKTAKINTGNLKNWGYELFIKAAPLVTEKYRWEVTFTGANQLSKVLKLYPGIKQKYIDGNSGFQVFAEEGKRIGEIKAYDYQRDPNGNKVVGSNGLYKLEDQVTYTGKNVNPKMFGGLYSDFFLKGFNLHFGLDYKFGGTIFSYTNNYLMGTGVIKASLPGRDEEHGGVAYYIDKDNGNKVQWEHNKPAPSNARNGVVYHDGIILDGVKEIASGGQTTYAKNDIIVAAPNYYQTYVNDLSTSWPPDRLFKNDYIKIRELALQYTLPVRLVQRVGLQKLTLTAAARNLGYIYKTVPNIDPEGALGAQGYIENSFYPSIRSYSFGVNVSF